A stretch of the Thermococcus sp. genome encodes the following:
- a CDS encoding DUF4443 domain-containing protein — translation MSWKRGAYPEFTLEDAVAVIFLLQNPVGRKTISEILELGEGSVRTLLRKLSALGLIESSQRGHALSGKGKETVEKISEHFSEAVEVGNVEGKPAYALLVRNPGEFKSIELRDEAIRFHARGALLLVVREGKAVFPEDGRPLSETMPELAGELEKLPLEEGDLVVVTWADTPAKALKSTYHVALFLKGEELPEEIKSLVR, via the coding sequence ATGAGCTGGAAGAGGGGGGCCTATCCTGAGTTCACGCTTGAGGACGCGGTGGCCGTTATTTTCCTTCTCCAGAACCCCGTTGGCAGGAAGACCATCTCCGAGATACTTGAGCTCGGGGAGGGGAGCGTTAGAACCCTTCTGAGAAAGCTCTCCGCCCTCGGCCTTATAGAGTCCAGCCAGAGGGGGCATGCCCTAAGCGGTAAGGGAAAGGAAACCGTTGAGAAAATCTCCGAACACTTCTCGGAGGCAGTTGAAGTTGGAAATGTCGAGGGAAAGCCAGCATATGCACTGCTCGTTAGAAACCCCGGGGAGTTCAAGAGCATAGAGCTCCGCGATGAGGCGATAAGGTTCCACGCGAGGGGCGCGCTCCTTCTCGTGGTCAGGGAGGGGAAGGCCGTCTTCCCCGAGGACGGGAGGCCCTTAAGCGAGACGATGCCCGAGCTAGCGGGGGAACTTGAGAAACTGCCCCTCGAAGAGGGAGACCTTGTGGTGGTTACGTGGGCGGATACCCCGGCGAAGGCCCTGAAGAGCACCTACCACGTCGCCCTGTTCCTGAAGGGAGAGGAACTCCCGGAGGAGATAAAATCGCTCGTGAGGTGA
- the pyrF gene encoding orotidine-5'-phosphate decarboxylase, producing the protein MRGLILALDVYDRDRALEIAECTADYLWAVKVNWPLIIGSGLKIITELKQVTGLPIIADLKLADIPNTNRLVARRVFDAGADYIIAHGFTGRDSVKAVMELGETIIVVEMSHPGAKEFIQPVTDGLIEMANELEPFGVIAPATRPERIRYIRSKLKDNIKVITPGVGAQGGKAGDAIRAGADYIIVGRAIYESENPRESAREIFEEVRAWS; encoded by the coding sequence GTGAGGGGGCTCATTCTTGCTTTGGACGTCTACGATAGGGATAGGGCACTTGAGATAGCCGAGTGCACCGCTGACTACCTCTGGGCTGTGAAGGTGAACTGGCCTTTGATAATCGGCTCCGGCCTTAAAATAATCACCGAGCTGAAGCAGGTAACGGGACTGCCTATTATAGCCGACCTAAAGCTCGCTGACATACCCAACACAAACCGCCTCGTAGCCAGAAGGGTCTTTGATGCGGGGGCTGACTACATAATAGCCCACGGCTTCACCGGCAGGGACAGCGTTAAGGCCGTCATGGAGCTTGGGGAGACGATAATCGTCGTGGAGATGAGCCATCCCGGAGCTAAGGAGTTTATCCAGCCTGTAACGGATGGACTCATCGAGATGGCCAACGAGCTTGAGCCCTTCGGGGTTATAGCGCCTGCAACGAGGCCCGAGCGTATCAGGTATATCCGATCGAAGCTCAAGGACAACATCAAAGTTATAACCCCCGGAGTCGGGGCTCAGGGTGGAAAAGCAGGCGATGCCATAAGGGCCGGCGCGGACTACATCATCGTCGGGCGCGCGATTTACGAAAGTGAGAACCCGAGGGAGAGCGCAAGGGAGATTTTTGAGGAGGTGAGAGCGTGGAGCTGA